From the genome of Halomonas sp. LR3S48:
AGTCGGGCTACGGTCGCGAAGGCTCACGCTACGGCCTCGACGACTACATGGCGACCAAATACCTGTGCCAGGGTAACCTCACCTGAAAGGCGCAGGCCGAAGCGGTATAAAAACTCGTAGTCAGGCCAGGAGAAGCCCCATGCCGGCTCCATTGCTAGCGATTCCATCCACGCCGGACCTGCCGGAGCGCGCCGATGCCGTGGTTATCGGCGGCGGCATCATCGGCGTATGTGCCGCCTATTACCTGGCTCGCCAGGGCGTGAGCGTGGCACTGATCGAAAAGGGCCGCATCGGAGCCGAGCAGTCCAGCCGCAACTGGGGCTGGTGCCGCCAGCAGAACCGTGACGCACGCGAGCTGCCACTGTCGACCAAGAGCCTCGAGCTGTGGGAGGAGATCACCGCCGACCTCGGTGAGGACCTCGGTTTCCGCCGCTGCGGGCTGTTCTATCTGTCGGATAGCCAAGCCGAGCTGGATGGCTGGGCCAAATGGCGCGACTTTGCCATCACCCAGGGGGTCACGACCCATATGCTGAGCGCCGCCGAAGCCACCGAGCGCGGCGCGATGACCGGCAAATCCTGGCTGGGGGGAGTGTTTTCACCCACGGACGGCATCGCCGATCCATCGCGGGCGGCACCGCTGATCGCCAAGGGCGTCATCAAGCATGGCGGGTCGATTCATCAGTTCTGCGCAGCACGCGGGGTCGAAACCGAAGCTGGACGCGTGTCGGGGGTGATCACCGAGAAGGGCGTGATCAAGACGTCACAGGTGGTGATGGCCGGCGGCGCCTGGGCCTCCTCCTTCTGCCGCCAGCTCGGCATACGCTTTCCGCAGGCGTCGGTGCGCTCCTCTATTCTCTCGGTCATGCCAGGCGCCAAGGGCCTGCCCGATGCGCTGCACACGGCAGAGGTAACGGTCACTCGACGGGGAGACGGCGGCTATACGCTTGCCACCTCGGGGCGCGCCTGCCTGGATCCGACGCCGCAGCAGCTTCGCTTTTCATCGCATTTCCTGCCAATGTTCGCCAAACGCTGGCAACTGCTCTCCCCCGGCGACCTGCAGGGCTGGCTGTCCGGCCATGAGACGCGCAGGAAATGGGCGCTCGACCGGCCCACTCCGATGGAGCGGGTGCGCATTCTCGATCCGCGCCCATCGGAGCGAATCCTGAGGGAGACCCTGGCCCGTGCACGCCTGCTGTTGCCCGCCCTGGGCAGTGTGCCCGTTCAAGCTGGCTGGGCGGGCTACATCGACAGCACGCCCGACGGCATCCCGGTCATCGACGAACCGGCTAACTTGCCCGGCTTCCTGCTGGCCGCCGGCTTTTCCGGTCATGGCTTCGGCATCGGCCCCGGCGCCGGACGCCTGATCGCGGAAATGGTCACCGGCAAGACGCCCTTTGTCGATCATCAGCAGTACCGACTGGCTCGCCTGAACAAGGGCGCCTGGGGCAAGGTATCGGAGTTTTGAAGGCAGGCCGGTTCCATCCCTGAGTATCACACCCCGAAGGGATAGGTATCCGGCACCTCCTCGGGCCGCCACAGCTCGCCCTTGTCGAACGGCTCCACGGCGCGGGTCTCGTCGAGGTGGAAGACGGCATCGAACTGCTGGGCCACGGAAGCCTTGAAGTAGTGGCTGATGCGCTCCGACTCGGGGCGGTAGATCACGCCGATGGCACGCTCCCACAGCGGCTCCTTCAGGGGGGCCGCACGCTCGCCGAGGGGCAGGTAGAAGTCACCATTGCCGCTGTCGTGGAACAGCCGCTCGACGCTGCCCTCCATGGAGGGCCGGACCCGACGGTGCTCCACCGGGCCATCCCAGTCACGAGCCGCCGAGACGAAGCCGGTATGGGTGGTGAAGCCCACCAGCAGCGCCTGGTCGGCACCGAAGCGATGACGCACCAACTGGCCGACGTTGTGCTGGCCACGGTGCCAGCCCATGTCGGTGAACGAGGCATCGCCCAGATGCGAGTTGTGCGCCCAGACCACGAGCTTGCCCTGCCCACCCTGGCGGCGCAGGTGCTCACGCAGCTCGACAATGGTATCGGTCATATGCTCATCGCGAAGGTTCCAGGTATCCACCCGTGAGCCGAACATGGCACGGTAATAATGCTCCGCATTGACCACCACACGGGCATTCTGCTCGGCGAAGAACTGCTCGTCCCGCGAGCGCGGGCCATCCTCGCCCAGGTAACCGGCCGACTTCTCCAATAGGTCGGCAAGCAGGCGCACGGCGGCATCCTCGCAGATACGGCTGAGACCGAAGGCAGCATCGTGCCCATAACGCACCGGATCGCCGCCATGGTCGAGGCAGCCGTAGCCCTCGCGGGCGATACGCGCCTGCTCCGGGTCGATGCCTTCAAGATACTCGATTACTGCCTCCGCCGAGCGGTGCAGGCTGTAGATGTCCAAGCCGTGAAAACCCACCTGCTCGTTGGCTTCCTTGCCGGCGTTGTGCTCCTCCAGCCAGCCGATGAAGTCGCGCACCTCGGTATTGCGCCACATCCACTGCGGGAAACGCTGGAAATCGTCGAAGGCGGTCTTGAGGGTGTCGTCTCCCTCACCGCGCACATAGCGGTTGAGCCGCAGCGCATCGGGCCAGTCGGCCTCGACGATCACCGCCTCGAAGCCCTTCTCGCGGATCAGCCGCCGGGTGATCTCGGCACGCATACGGTAGAACTCGGCCGTGCCGTGGGAGGCCTCACCGAGCAGTACCAGCGGGCGCTCGCCGACCTGCTCCAGCAGGTCGTCGTAATCGCTGCTGCGACCGGCAAGCGGCTTGGCATTGTCGCGAACGTAGTCCTGGGGAGTCGTCATGCTGCACCTCCTCCATGAAGGCCTGTGACCGCTCTCAGAACTGTAGAAACCACTCCCGCTTACGCTCAAGAAGTTATCGTCTGAGGATCACCAGCCAGCGCCCCAGGTTCAGAATGCTCGCCAGCGACGCCGCCACGTAAGTGAAGGCACAGGCGGTGAGCACGTGACGGGCGCCGGGCATGTCATAGGGCGGTACGTACTCCCTGAGCAGCGGCAGGGCGCGATTGAAGCTGGCATCGAACTCTACCGGTAGGGTTACCAGGTGCACCAGCGCCGCCGTGCCGAAGCTGATCACCGCCGCGGCGATGACGATGGCCAGCCCGCCAGGCAGCCGGGTGAGGATGAACAGGAAAGGCGCGGCCATCATCAGCAGGGCGCCGAGCTTCTCGGCCCGCTGCGCCACGCCGACCATGCGCGCCCGGGCGGTCAGCGGTGCATAGCCTTCATGGTGCTGAATGGCATGGCCGACCTCATGGGCGGCCACGGTCACTGCCGTCAGCGAACGACCCTCGTAGTGCTCGCGGGATAGCCGCACCCGTCGCGCCTCCGGGTCGTAATGGTCGCCCTGCTCCGTCATCTCCACCTTGACGCCTTCGATGCCCATGCGGCGCAACAGATGGTCGGCCAGCTCGGCACCGGTACCCGGATAGTCGTCACGACCGCGGGAATGACGCGCCAGCACCCACTTGGCCCAGACGTTGGGCAGCAGGAAGATGGCCAGCAGCAGGGCAATGACAACTACGATCATGGCGTCATGCGTCTCGTCTCAGGGGGCACTGAATAGGACTTAGCGTACCCGTTTCGGGTTCATGCTGTCGCGTTGGCTCTTGACGCCGACGCGCCACAAGAACAATAATTATTCGCGTTTGAAATAATAACCCATTCAGGCCCATACCATGTGCGCAACCTCCCCCGACCCGACGACGGCCCGCGCGCAGGCCGCCACGCCGCACGAGCGTTCGAGCAAGCCCGGCATCGTCGAGAGCAGCGCGCTGCTCGATGAGCAGGGCCAACTGATCATCGAACACCGCGGTAAACGCTACCAACTGCGCGAGACGCGCAACGGCAAGTTGATACTGACCTCATAAACCCGACGAAAAGAACGCCAGCCAGGTAGCCCACGCCACCCAGCCAGCCGCTCATCGCCTGATACGACAAGGGAACTTCAGGAACATGAAGCGAGCAACGAGCTGTACCGGCGCCATGGCGCTGTTTCTGCTGTCACCGCTGGCCTTGGCCCAGTCATCCTCCGGCCAACATACAGCGACGCCCGACGCGACGTCCGAACTGGCACCGCTGGTGGTTACCGGTACGCGTACCCCCACCGACGCCTTCTTCGCCCCGTTGATCGTCGACGTAATCGACCGACACGACCCGACGCTGCACACCGCTTCACGGGTCGAGGACATCCTCGCCGACCAGCCCGGCCTGCACGTCGCCGGTCAGGGGCGGCGCAACGGTCAGACCCTGAGCCTGCGCGGCTTCGACAGGAACGGCGTGCTGGTACGCCTCGATGGTGTTCGCCAGGACATCAACACCGGGCACCTGGGCAACTTTTTCCTCGACCCTGCGCTGCTGCGCGAGGTGCAGATCGCCCGCGGCGCCCTGTCGAGCCTCTATGGCAGCAACGCCATGGGCGGCGTGATCAGCTTCGAGACGGTCGACGCCGGGGATCTGCTGCGCGCCGGCGAGAACGGCGGAGCCCGGCTCTCGCTGCGCGGCGCCACTGCCAGCGACGAACTCGGTGCCACGCTGAGCCTGTTCGGCAAGCGCGACTTGAGCGACGGCAGCAGCCTCGACGGCCTGGTCGCCCTGGGCCGCAGCGAATCCGGCGACATCCGCCGCGCCGGCGGCCAGACCACGCCGGAGGATGCCAGCCTCGACAGCCTGCTGGCCAAGGGCGGCTGGCAGCTCGGCAATGAGCACCGCCTGTTCACCAGCTGGCAGCACTATCGTGAAGACGCCAACCAGCCGCCCAACCCGCAGCAATTGGCGGTCGAGGATGGCAATCTGCGCGATCGGACCACCACCAGCGACAACCTGCAGCTGGGCCATCGCTGGACGCCGACGCCAGTCACTCAGCTCGACACTCGCCTGACCCTGAGCCGCCAGGACATCGACGAGCCTACTGCGGAGCGTACCCTGCAGCGCCTGGGCGTACAGAGCGACGGCTATCATCGCCTGGAGCACGGCTGGCTGTCCCAGACCCTGGTCTTCGGCGCCGAGGCAAGCCGTGCCACCCAGCGCCCGGGCGGTACGGCGTCGGGCTTCCCCGAGGCCGACATCGATAGCACCGCGCTCTATCTCGACGATACCCTCACCCTCGGCCGCTATCTCGACCAGGGCGGTGCCGGTGAGTTCGATCTCGGCCTCGGCGCTCGCCACGACAGCTACCGCGCCGAGGATGCCGATGGCCGCGAAAGCGACAAGAGCCGTCTCTCGCCACGTCTGCGACTGGCCTGGCGCCCCAGCAACGAGTTGATGCTCTATACCGGCTACGCCGAGGCCTTCCGCGCCCCCACGCTCTCCGAGCTCTATGCCGACGAGCGTCACTTCGGCGGCTTCTGCATGGGCCCCTTCGTCTGCGTTCCCGACAACTTCTGGGTGCCCAATCCCGACCTCCAGCCGGAGACCAGCAAGAGCTGGGAGAGCGGCCTAGCCTGGCGCTTCGGCGACTGGGGCCTGCGTGCCAGCTACTTCGATACTCGGGCCGAGGATTTCATCGACACCGAAGTCGACATCTTCGCGGGCACCACGCGGGCGGTTAACGTCAGCCGGGCTCAGCTATGGGGATATGACGCCCGCCTCGACTGGTCGCCTTCCAGCCTCCCAGTCACGGCCTTCCTGGGCCTGGCCGAGGTCAGCGGACGCGACCGCGACAGCGGCGAGCCGCTCGGCAGCCTGACCCCGCTGGAAGCCTTGGCCGGCCTCGACCACCACCTCGCCGGCACCGACCTGACGCTGGGCTGGCGCGGCCGCTTCGCCCGTTCCTTCGACAAGCAGGGCGAGGATCAAGCACTGCCCGGCTACGGCCTGCACGACGTACAGCTCGCCTGGCAAGTCACTCCGCTGCTTTCCGCTTCGCTCAAGTTGCGCAACGTTGCCGACAAGGAGTGGTACCGCCCCGACGGCAACCTCGGCGACGGGCGCAGCCTGCTCGCCAACGTCAGCCTGCAATGGTGACCAAGGAGACTTCCATGAACGCAACAGATGCCACGATCCAGACCCGCCAAGCCATTCTCGAAGCCCTGGACGCCACCCGAGCGACCTCCCCTCACCTGCCGGCGCTGGAGATCGCCCAGCGCCTGGACATCAGCGAGGGCGAGCTGCAGGCCGCCCGCCTAGGCCGCGACGTGCTGACCCTGCCGCTGTCACCCCATGCGCTGGCCGCTCGCTTCCACCAGTTGGGCGAGGTCAAGGCCCTGACCCGCTCGCGCCATGCCGTACTCGAACAGCAAGGGCGCTACCCGGCGCTGCGCGGCTCCGAGCAAGCCGGCCTGCTGCTCGACCCGGGCGGGCTAGACCTGCGCCTGCACCTGGCCCAGTGGCACTGGGCCTGCCTGATTCGCGACCGGCTGCCAGCCAAGGATGGCGAGACCGCACAGCGCCTGAGCCTGCAGGTCTTCAACCGCCACGGCATCGCCCTGCACAAGGTCTTCTCGCAGGCGGACGAAGCGCCCGAGGCGTGGCAGGAGCTGGAAGCGCTGGGCATCGTTGATGTGCCCGCCTTCACCCAGTTCGTCGAACCGCCTCCGCGGCCTCTGCCGCAGCTTCCCACCCTGGCCGACGAATGGTCGCACATGAGCGACGTGCACCAGTTCCTTGGCCTGCTGCGCCGCCACGAGCTGCGCCGTCACGAAGCCAATGCGCTGATGGAGGGCCGCTTCACTCGCGCCCTTCGAACAGCGACCTGCGGGCAGGCGCTGTTCGAGGCCGCCGCGAGCAACCTGCCGCTGATGCTGTTCGTCGCCAGTCCTGGTTGCGTGCAGATCCGCACCGGCACGGTTCCGGCGCCGCAGCGCATGCGCGGCTGGCTCAACCTGTTCGGGGAAGATTTCACCCTGCACCTGGACGATGCCGGTATCGCCAGCGTCTGGCAGGTACACAAGCCCAACCGCAACGGTGGCGTCACCAGCCTGGAAGCTTTCGACGCTCAGGGAGGGCTGGTACTGCAGATCTTCGCCGAACGCCGCGAGGGCCAGTCCGAGCGAAGCGAATGGCGCCAGTTGCTGGATGGCCTCGATGCTCGCGAGGCAGCGGCATGAGGATACCGTCCTGGCTGACCTGGTTGGCCAGCCTGATCCTGCTGGTCGGGCACATGCAGGCATCGGCTGCGCCGCCACGCACCGTGGTGATCGGCAGCGACGTGGCCGAGATACTCGCCGCCCTCGATGGGCTGGAAGGCGTGGTCGGACGCGACGATACCAGCCAGTTTCCTGAGGGCATCGCGGCCCTGCCCTCGGTGGGCTACCTGCGCCAGCTGGCAGCCGAAGGCATCCTGTCGCTTGCCCCCGAGCGGCTGATCGTGACCGCCGCGGCCGGCCCACATGAGGTACTGGGCCAGCTCGAGGCGGTCGGTGTCGAGGTCATGCGCATCGAGCAGGGAGCGAGCCTGGCAGCGCTACCCGACAAGGTGCGGGCGGTGGCCCGCGCCATCGGTCGTGACGCTGCGGGCGAAGCGCTGGCGACCGAGGTCGAGACGGATCTCGCCCGGCTCGAAGCACTGCGCAGCGCCACGCCAGGCACCCAGCCGCGCACCATGTTCCTGCTCAGCCATAGCGGCATGACACCCATGGCCGCGGGACACGATACTGCCGGCCAGGCCATTATCGAAGCTGCCGGGGCGCGCAATGCTTTCGCCGGCTTCACCGGCTACAAGGCGGTGGGCGCCGAGGCACTGGTGAATGAAGCCCCCGAAGAGGTAATCGTCACCCGGAGTGGGCTCGAGGGCATCGGCGGCGAAATCCAGCTGTGGCAGCTCCCAGGACTTGCCATGACGCCGGCAGGGCGCGAGCGCAGCCTGATCGTGTGCGATGACCAGGCGGCACTCGGCTTCGGCCCGCGTACACCCCTGGCCCTGCTGGCGTTGCACCGGGCGCTGCATGAGGCAACCGATGCCACCAGCCACGCTGCCGAGGAGGGTTGCTGGAGGGTGGCGCCATGAGCCGTGTTGTCACTTCCACCCTGCCCCGCCGGCGCAACGCCGCCGCAAGAGGTAGAAAAGTCACGCCAGCTCCATCCCGGGTGCTGGCTGCCCTGGCTCTGGCCGTGCTGGCAGCCCTGCTGATCGCAGCCATGAGCGGCAGCGCGGGGCTTTCGCCGAGAGTACTGCTCGGCGAATGGCCCTCTCCGCTGGCCTGGCAGGTATGGTGGCAGCTGCGCCTGCCGCGTCTGCTCCTGGCCGCACTGGTCGGCGCCATGCTGGCCAGCAGTGGCGCGGCCATGCAGGGGCTGTTTCGCAATCCCTTGGCCGACCCCACCCTGCTGGGCCTGGCCAGCGGTGCGGGGCTTGCCGTGGCGCTGTGGATCGTATTGTTCGATGGTGCCGCCGGTTCCTTCGGCCTGTACGGCCAGTTCCTGGCCGGCTTTCTCGGCGCGCTGGGCGTATGCGTATTGGTGTTTGCACTCGGCGAGCGCCAGCACGGCCAGGAGGCGCTGTTCACTCTGCTGCTGGCGGGACTGGCCATCAATACCCTGGCGGGTGCCATGGGTGGCGTGATGGCCTTCATCGCCAGCGACGAGCAGCTGCGCCAGCTCAGCCTGTGGGGCATGGGCAGCCTGTCGCATGCATTATGGAGTGCCACTCTGGGGGCGCTGATCGGCATCCCGCCGGCGCTGTGGTGGCTGCTGCGCTGTGCCCGAGAGCTCGATCTGCTGCAGCTCGGCGAGCTGACCGCCCATGGCGCCGGGCTCGATGCCCCTCGCCTCAAGCACCGCGTGATAGTCGCCACGGCACTGGGTGTGGGGCTGTGCGTGGCGCTGGCCGGCATCATCGGTTTCCTCGGCCTGTTGGTACCACACTGCCTGCGCCTGTGGTTGGGGCCAGGGCACCGCCTGCTGCTGCCCGCCTCGATGCTGGGAGGCGCCCTGCTGCTGATCGTGGCGGATACCCTGGCACGCACCCTGGCGAGCCCCGCCGAGATTCCGGTGGGGCTGCTCACCAGCCTGCTCGGCGGCCCCTACTTCCTGTGGCTGCTGCTCAAGCGGAGGGCGCGATGCTGAGTTTGATCGACGCCGGCTACATCCGGGCACCGTCGCTCGCCCCCTTCAGCGACCGCCTCGAACCGGGGGAACTGCTGGCCATTGTCGGCCCCAACGGCGCCGGCAAGAGCACCCTGCTATCGTTGCTCTCGGGCTATCGCCGCCCGGACCGCGGCAGTGTCTGCCTGGACGGTATACCGCTGCATCGCTGGGATTCCGCCATGCTGGCCCGACGCCGCGCGCTGGTGGCACAGAAGCTCACCCTCGGTTTCGACTGGCCGGTGCGCGAACTGGTAGCGTTGGGTAGCGAAGCCTCGCCACGGGAGGTTGAGGAAGTACTGGCCATGCTCGATCTCGAGGCGCTTGCCGGGCGCGGTGCCCTGAGTCTCTCGGGCGGCGAATCCCAGCGCATGATGATCGCCCGGGCGCTGTGCCAGTTGGGCCTGGGCCGCACCACCAGCGTAACTACCGACAGCGTGCTGCTGCTCGACGAGCCCACCAGCGCGCTGGATATCGGCCAGCAGCAGCGCCTGATGCGCCTGCTGCGTCAGCTGGCTGAGCGGCAACGCCTGACGATCGCCTGCGTGCTGCACGATCTCAACCTGGCGGCGCGCTACGCCCATCGGGTCTGGCTGCTGGAGTGCGGCCGGCGCATCGCCTCGGGGTCGCCCACCGAAGTACTCAACTTCGGCGCTCTGTCGCGAGTGTTCGATGCCGAACTGGAAGTGCGGGCCAATCATTGCGACGGCTCGCCGCTGGTGGTGCTGGCACCTTAAGCCCGTAAACGATACAGCCCCGGACTCTTGGCCGGGGCTGCATTGCGTAGAGCGTAGCGCGACGTTCAGGTGGTGGCGGGTGCCGCCTCGACGTCGCGCATCAGCACCTCGAAGGGCACTCGGGCCCTGGTCGCGGGCGTAACGGACTGTACCTCACCGCCACTGTCGTGGTCGCGTGTCTTGGCATATTCCACCGCTTCGACAGCATTCTTGCCATGGTCGATTGCCGCCAACGCCCACTTCCAGCCGGTGCCGTAGGCAACGGGGCCCTTGACCGGAATGCGTACCAGCTTGTTGAACATCTCGTAGACGCCATCGGGGCCGGCAATGATCATCTCGACCCGCGTCACGTGCGGCTTGTCGTTGCGCGGCGCCCCGGCGTTGAGCCACTCCATGACCTCCCACCACTCCTGTTGCTCGCCGGCAAAGGCGACCCACTCGCCATTGTCGAGCTGGAACAGCTTCTGCGCATGGTTGTAGGTCGAGCCATTGACACTGATCAGCGAATCCGTCGCGAGCGTCGTTCCGTCCCATACGATTGTGGTCATGCTGAGTACCTCTGTGTAGATCGGGCGCAGGCTTCAACGACGAAGCCCCTTGCGTCAGGCGCAGGGTAAAATCGAAAAACGCAAGAAATCGACACACAGGTTAACGATACCGCAACCCTCTCCATGCCTTCATCAGGCAGTGGAGCCGGCGCCAAATCGATCTATCGATCCGATTCCCGGCGCACCTTCTCCATGCCCTCTTCGCCAATCAGCCCCTGACGAAAGGCATGCTCCGCCATTGTCAGGCTGTCGTCGGCCAGCACCAGGTCGCAGCCGGTGTGGCAAATCTCGTCACGCAGCCTATCGATGGCGCGTTCACGCTCGGGCTTGCGCTCGACCCGGCGGATATACACTGCTCGAATACGCTCGGGATACTCGTGCACGATGCGCGCGTAGACCTCGGGATCGTGCTGGCCGCTGTCGCCGATCAGCACGCAGGGCAGCTCGTCGCGCATCGACAACATGTGCTGGATCATGTCGTACTTGTGGTCCTCGGCGCGGCGCGGCCAGGGCTTGCGCCAGGAAATACCCCACTCGCGCAAGAAAAGGATGGGGCCCACGGGGATACGGTTGAGCTGGAAGAACTCCTCGAGCATCTCGTAGATGCTCCAGGGCCCACGGGAAACATAGAGGATCGGCCGCTTGGCCTTGCCGCTGCTGCCGACATGCAGCGCCTGGTAGAACGCCGCCACCCCGGGGAAGGCCATGCGCTGGTGCGCCCGCTTGACGAACAGACGGTGCAGCATGCGCAGCTTGTTGGCCACGCCGGTATACATCACCGTATCGTCGATGTCGCTGATCACCAGCAGGTCGGCCTCGGCCGGCGGTATGTACACTTCGGTAAAGGACTGCACCGGTTCCACACCCGGCAATACCACATGCAGCTCGGCATGATGCCAGGCGGTATCCGACGGCAAGGGCTCCTTGAGGGGCATGTGAACGTCGAAGTAGCCGTCGCGGTCGGTGGTGACGGTCGTGGCGTTCTCGCCCAGGCTCACCTTGACGTCCACCTGGGGCAGGCCGTGGCGGAAAATGCGGCGAATCACGTCGGCCAGGTCGCGCAGCACGCCATAGCGAGGAATCACCTCGCCCAGTGTGGCCTGACGGAATACCCGCCCCATCAAGAAGGCTTCGTGGCGGGAACCGTAACCGCGATAAGGGTGCACGATATAGCCGCCTTGGCCCCGATCGCGTTTCATCGGGCGGGCGGCAATACGCAGCAGGCGCCTGACGAAACCCGTCATCCTCTCACCTGTCCTGCGCCGCTCTGCTGGGATGCTTCCGAGCAGTGCGCTATCAGCCAATCCTGGCAATGCCGCATGGTCTCCTCCCTGACACTCGACAGGGCCCGGCAAGCGCCGAGCCCTGTCTCTAGTGTGGAGGATGCAGCCGCAAGATCAACCGTTTATGCGTCGCCTAGCTTATCTCAGCGTAACAGGTCGCGTACATCCTTGGCCTCCCAGTGCGGGAAGTGGCGGCGGATCAAGGCATTGAGCTCCAGCTCGAAGGCGGCCCAGTCGACCTCCGTACGCGGTTGACCGGTAGCGTCGGCGGCGGCACGTACCATCCCTGCCCCCACGGTAACGTTGGAGAGCCGGTCGATGACGATGAAGCTGCCGGTACCGGGACTCTGGTCGTAAGTGTCGAGCGGCA
Proteins encoded in this window:
- a CDS encoding App1 family protein, with the translated sequence MTGFVRRLLRIAARPMKRDRGQGGYIVHPYRGYGSRHEAFLMGRVFRQATLGEVIPRYGVLRDLADVIRRIFRHGLPQVDVKVSLGENATTVTTDRDGYFDVHMPLKEPLPSDTAWHHAELHVVLPGVEPVQSFTEVYIPPAEADLLVISDIDDTVMYTGVANKLRMLHRLFVKRAHQRMAFPGVAAFYQALHVGSSGKAKRPILYVSRGPWSIYEMLEEFFQLNRIPVGPILFLREWGISWRKPWPRRAEDHKYDMIQHMLSMRDELPCVLIGDSGQHDPEVYARIVHEYPERIRAVYIRRVERKPERERAIDRLRDEICHTGCDLVLADDSLTMAEHAFRQGLIGEEGMEKVRRESDR